In Listeria monocytogenes, the following proteins share a genomic window:
- a CDS encoding phospho-sugar mutase, translated as MNWQEEYQKWVANDKLDSALRKQLTNMEANEKELEDSFYRNMEFGTAGMRGVLGVGTNRMNIYTIRKASLGLAQFVAENGEEAKKRGIVIAYDPRHMSREFAFESAAVLGHHGVKSYVFDALRPTPELSFAVRHLNAFGGIVITASHNPPEYNGYKIYGEDGGQMPPTGASAVIDYINAVEDIFSVEVANQEVLIENGLLEVISEKVDRPYLEKLKEVIVNKELVQERGEDLKIVFTPLHGTGGILGVPALESVGFTNIVKVDEQFVNDPDFGTVKSPNPENREAFLLAIEYGKKFGGDILVGTDPDADRLGVAVRNLDGEYEVLSGNQIGAIILHYLLKQKKAQNELPANAAVLKSIVTSNLGTEIAKHYGAEMIEVLTGFKFIAEQIKHFEETGKHTFEFGYEESNGYMVKPFTRDKDAIQAVLAIAEVALVSKVEGRTLLEDLDQIYDEFGYYNEDLVSLTLSGKDGSQRIKEITSGFREQLPTSMGGFLVERVEDYLRSETTWVATGKTEAIHLPTADVIKCYFEDGSWFCLRPSGTEPKIKFYFSIRGESKEESTTKLEKVKADLMQHIEA; from the coding sequence ATGAATTGGCAAGAAGAATATCAAAAATGGGTTGCTAATGACAAATTAGATAGCGCATTACGAAAACAATTAACGAATATGGAAGCTAATGAAAAAGAACTGGAAGATAGTTTTTATCGTAATATGGAATTTGGAACGGCTGGAATGCGCGGAGTACTAGGCGTTGGAACGAACCGTATGAATATCTATACTATTCGTAAAGCTTCTCTTGGTTTAGCGCAATTTGTGGCGGAGAACGGGGAAGAGGCTAAAAAACGTGGGATAGTTATTGCGTATGATCCTCGTCATATGTCGCGTGAATTTGCTTTTGAATCGGCGGCAGTTTTAGGGCATCATGGTGTGAAAAGCTATGTTTTTGATGCGCTTCGACCAACACCGGAACTTTCTTTTGCCGTGCGTCATTTAAATGCATTTGGTGGGATTGTTATTACAGCTAGTCATAATCCGCCAGAATATAACGGCTACAAAATTTACGGCGAAGATGGCGGACAAATGCCTCCGACTGGCGCAAGTGCCGTAATTGATTACATAAACGCAGTAGAAGATATTTTTTCTGTAGAAGTTGCGAACCAAGAAGTATTAATCGAAAATGGTTTGCTAGAGGTAATTAGTGAAAAAGTAGACCGTCCATATTTGGAAAAATTAAAAGAGGTCATTGTTAATAAGGAGCTTGTTCAAGAACGCGGGGAGGATTTGAAAATTGTTTTCACGCCGCTTCATGGTACTGGTGGAATTCTTGGCGTTCCAGCGCTTGAAAGTGTTGGCTTTACAAATATTGTTAAGGTAGACGAGCAATTCGTGAATGATCCTGATTTTGGGACGGTAAAATCACCTAATCCGGAAAATCGCGAAGCCTTTTTACTGGCGATTGAATATGGTAAGAAGTTTGGTGGCGACATTTTAGTCGGAACAGATCCGGATGCTGACCGTTTAGGCGTGGCAGTCCGTAATCTTGACGGCGAATATGAAGTGTTATCTGGAAACCAAATTGGCGCGATTATTTTACATTATTTATTAAAACAAAAGAAAGCGCAAAATGAATTGCCAGCTAATGCGGCGGTATTAAAATCCATTGTAACAAGTAATCTTGGAACGGAAATCGCGAAGCATTATGGCGCGGAAATGATCGAAGTATTAACTGGCTTTAAATTTATCGCAGAGCAAATCAAACATTTTGAAGAAACTGGTAAGCATACGTTTGAATTTGGTTATGAAGAAAGTAACGGCTATATGGTTAAGCCATTTACGCGTGATAAAGATGCGATTCAAGCGGTTCTTGCAATTGCGGAAGTTGCACTCGTTAGCAAAGTAGAAGGCAGAACCTTACTAGAAGATTTAGATCAAATTTACGATGAATTTGGTTATTACAACGAAGACCTAGTTTCCTTAACTTTAAGTGGTAAAGACGGTTCTCAGCGTATCAAAGAAATTACAAGTGGTTTCCGCGAACAACTGCCGACAAGTATGGGTGGATTCCTTGTGGAACGTGTGGAAGATTATTTAAGAAGCGAAACAACTTGGGTTGCGACTGGAAAAACCGAAGCAATCCATTTGCCAACAGCGGATGTTATTAAATGTTATTTTGAAGATGGTTCATGGTTCTGTTTACGCCCATCAGGCACAGAGCCGAAAATCAAATTCTACTTTAGTATTCGCGGTGAAAGTAAGGAAGAAAGTACCACAAAATTAGAAAAAGTAAAAGCTGATTTGATGCAACATATCGAAGCTTAA
- the lgt gene encoding prolipoprotein diacylglyceryl transferase, which produces MGNGVQPLDPVAIQIGSISVKWYGVIIASAVVIALLLALSEANKRKMDKEIIVDLLIWAIPISIISARIYYVIFEWDFYKNNLGEIVKIWHGGIAIYGALIGAVLTAIIFSRIKKISFWQLADVVAPSLIIAQAIGRWGNFMNQEAHGAETTRAFLEGLHLPDFIINQMYIDGAYYQPTFLYESLWNVLGFIILLIIRRTKIRRGELFLGYVIWYSFGRFFIEGMRTDSLMWGDFRVSQVLSLLLIVLSIGIIIYRRVKMNPPYYMEDKFGKVVKKK; this is translated from the coding sequence ATGGGTAATGGTGTTCAGCCACTTGATCCAGTGGCGATTCAAATTGGTAGTATATCTGTCAAATGGTACGGAGTTATTATTGCTTCGGCTGTTGTCATTGCGTTACTTCTTGCTTTAAGTGAAGCAAATAAGCGCAAAATGGATAAAGAGATTATTGTGGATTTGCTGATTTGGGCAATTCCAATTTCGATTATTAGTGCTCGAATTTATTATGTTATTTTTGAGTGGGATTTCTATAAGAATAATTTAGGCGAAATAGTGAAAATCTGGCACGGGGGTATTGCCATTTATGGTGCGCTAATTGGGGCGGTTTTAACGGCAATTATCTTTTCGCGGATTAAGAAGATTTCGTTCTGGCAACTTGCGGATGTAGTTGCGCCAAGTTTGATTATTGCACAAGCGATTGGACGTTGGGGAAACTTCATGAATCAGGAAGCGCATGGGGCTGAAACAACTCGTGCTTTTCTAGAGGGGCTTCATTTGCCTGACTTTATTATCAACCAGATGTACATAGATGGTGCTTATTATCAACCAACTTTCTTATATGAGAGTTTATGGAATGTGCTTGGATTTATTATTCTATTAATTATTCGTCGCACAAAAATTCGTCGGGGAGAGTTATTCCTCGGTTATGTAATTTGGTATTCGTTTGGAAGATTCTTTATTGAAGGAATGCGGACAGATAGCTTAATGTGGGGTGACTTTAGAGTTTCGCAAGTACTATCTTTACTTCTAATTGTTCTGTCCATTGGCATCATTATTTATCGTCGTGTGAAAATGAATCCGCCGTATTATATGGAAGACAAATTTGGTAAAGTAGTTAAAAAGAAATAA
- a CDS encoding DapH/DapD/GlmU-related protein, which yields MRRLDRFKAPDDTVNTLFQVYKTISFWKVLKNTLVIEFGRFFPWMGGKRAIYRACLGMEIGEKTAIAYKVMPDLFFPEKIMIGENSIIGYHTTILTHEYLLSEYRVGEVVIGRDVMVGANVTILPGTVIGDGAVIAAGALVSVDVPADSFAYGNPLIIKEKVTLT from the coding sequence TTGAGGCGGCTGGATAGGTTTAAGGCACCCGATGATACAGTCAACACCCTTTTTCAAGTGTATAAAACAATTTCTTTTTGGAAGGTTTTGAAGAATACCTTAGTAATTGAATTTGGTCGTTTTTTTCCGTGGATGGGCGGTAAGCGTGCAATTTATCGCGCATGTCTTGGAATGGAAATTGGCGAGAAGACTGCCATTGCCTATAAGGTTATGCCGGATTTGTTTTTTCCGGAAAAGATTATGATTGGCGAAAACTCGATTATTGGTTATCATACAACTATCTTGACGCATGAATATTTACTTTCGGAGTATCGCGTTGGGGAAGTGGTGATCGGCCGGGATGTGATGGTTGGCGCGAATGTCACTATTCTTCCTGGTACTGTAATTGGAGACGGTGCGGTGATTGCCGCTGGTGCGCTTGTATCAGTGGATGTCCCTGCTGATAGTTTTGCTTATGGAAATCCGTTAATAATAAAAGAAAAAGTTACTTTGACGTAA
- the galE gene encoding UDP-glucose 4-epimerase GalE has protein sequence MSIVVLGGAGYIGSHAVDELITRGYEVVVIDNLRTGHKESIHKKAKFYEGDIRDKAFLSSVFEKETVDGVIHFAASSLVGESMEVPLVYLNNNVYGTQIVLEVMEQFGVKHIVFSSSAATYGEPERVPITEDMPTNPESTYGETKLIMEKMMKWCDKAYDMKYVALRYFNVAGAKADGSIGEDHKPESHLVPIILQVALGQREKLAIYGDDYNTPDGTCIRDYVQVEDLIDAHIKALEYLKNGGESNIFNLGSSNGFSVKEMLEAARSVTGKEIPAEVVPRRAGDPGTLIASSDKAREILGWEPTYTDVKDIIATAWKWHVAHPNGY, from the coding sequence ATGAGTATTGTTGTACTTGGTGGTGCTGGCTATATCGGTTCGCATGCAGTAGATGAGTTAATTACTCGCGGATATGAAGTAGTAGTTATTGATAATTTAAGAACAGGACATAAAGAATCTATTCATAAAAAGGCGAAATTTTATGAAGGAGATATTCGTGATAAGGCATTTTTAAGTTCGGTTTTTGAAAAAGAAACAGTAGACGGTGTGATTCATTTTGCTGCTAGTTCACTTGTGGGAGAATCAATGGAAGTGCCGCTTGTTTATTTAAATAATAATGTTTATGGTACGCAAATTGTTTTAGAAGTGATGGAGCAATTTGGTGTGAAGCATATTGTCTTTTCTTCTAGCGCTGCAACATATGGTGAGCCAGAACGAGTACCGATTACGGAAGATATGCCAACAAATCCGGAAAGTACTTACGGTGAAACGAAGCTAATCATGGAAAAAATGATGAAATGGTGCGATAAAGCGTATGATATGAAATATGTTGCACTCCGGTATTTTAATGTTGCTGGTGCCAAAGCGGATGGCTCGATTGGGGAAGATCACAAACCAGAATCGCACTTAGTTCCAATTATTTTACAAGTTGCGCTTGGTCAACGAGAAAAATTAGCGATTTACGGTGATGACTACAATACGCCTGATGGCACTTGTATTCGTGATTATGTACAAGTAGAAGATTTAATTGATGCGCATATTAAAGCGCTAGAATACTTGAAGAATGGCGGGGAAAGTAATATTTTCAACCTTGGTAGCAGTAACGGTTTTTCAGTGAAAGAAATGCTTGAAGCAGCTCGTAGTGTAACAGGTAAAGAAATTCCAGCTGAAGTTGTACCACGTCGTGCAGGAGATCCAGGAACATTAATTGCTTCTAGTGATAAAGCGCGTGAAATTCTTGGTTGGGAGCCGACTTATACAGACGTAAAAGATATTATTGCAACTGCTTGGAAATGGCACGTAGCTCATCCCAACGGCTATTAA
- a CDS encoding phage holin family protein, translating into MRWIIGVIINSVLFVALSGFFTSFHVDGFTTALLASFILAILNMLIRPILLLLTLPINIFTLGLFTFVVNAIMLEMTTFFIGDSFQIDGFGTALILAAIMAFANMIINSVLWGNKEN; encoded by the coding sequence ATGCGTTGGATTATAGGCGTAATTATCAACTCGGTGCTTTTCGTAGCTTTATCAGGATTCTTTACAAGTTTTCATGTAGATGGATTCACGACAGCGCTACTAGCGAGTTTTATATTAGCAATTTTAAATATGCTAATTAGACCTATTTTACTCCTTTTAACATTACCAATTAATATTTTCACACTTGGACTTTTCACCTTTGTTGTGAATGCAATTATGCTGGAAATGACTACCTTCTTTATTGGAGATTCTTTCCAAATTGATGGTTTTGGAACAGCGTTAATTCTCGCAGCAATTATGGCATTCGCAAACATGATTATTAATTCCGTTTTATGGGGTAACAAAGAAAATTAA
- the ppaX gene encoding pyrophosphatase PpaX produces the protein MTGKITTLLFDLDGTLINTNELIIKTFQVTLQEFLPDRVFTREDILPFIGPSLMETFREINPAHADEMRAFYREYNLKHHDDLILEYDGVYEAIRALYEEDYKLGIVSTKMYDTIMRGLKVTGLDKFFQVVIGLDQVSNAKPDPEGIEMALSLLNATKEEAIMIGDNYHDIEAGKNAETLTAGVAWAIKGPEHLAQFQPDFMLEKMSDLLAIVRDEE, from the coding sequence ATGACTGGGAAAATTACTACATTGTTATTTGACTTAGATGGGACACTTATAAATACGAATGAATTGATTATTAAAACGTTTCAAGTGACGTTACAAGAGTTCTTGCCGGACCGCGTTTTTACTAGAGAAGATATTTTACCTTTTATCGGGCCTTCTTTAATGGAAACGTTTCGGGAAATAAATCCAGCGCATGCTGATGAAATGCGCGCTTTTTACCGAGAATATAATTTGAAGCATCATGATGATTTAATTTTAGAATATGATGGAGTTTATGAAGCAATTAGGGCTTTATATGAAGAAGATTATAAATTAGGTATTGTATCGACGAAAATGTATGATACGATTATGCGAGGTCTTAAAGTGACTGGCTTGGATAAATTTTTCCAAGTGGTCATTGGATTAGATCAAGTTTCTAATGCTAAACCAGATCCAGAAGGTATTGAAATGGCTCTTTCGTTGTTAAATGCGACGAAAGAAGAAGCGATTATGATTGGTGATAATTATCATGATATTGAAGCTGGTAAAAATGCGGAAACGCTAACTGCGGGTGTAGCTTGGGCGATTAAAGGGCCAGAACATTTGGCGCAGTTTCAGCCAGATTTCATGTTAGAAAAAATGAGCGATTTACTCGCAATTGTTAGGGACGAGGAATAA
- a CDS encoding DUF4097 family beta strand repeat-containing protein: MDKKLRRSRVDRKVGGVFGGLAEFLGIDATLLRLIYIIITIITMKTGIAIIAYIVALFVIPSSDTSNEEVLERHRRRVEEKRNRHLGRNQARQEVREAMRNSHHHRRPRQGNAEPIHHGARKKEARPRPVREFNFDSATFRSFTIRVATGDVIIRSWDKEQMKIRAVLAVHEKARSIRQLSEEKLWDYFFSQTMLDISPDSFTFESKNELLKTDLVVTIPKRLYEQVKIQLLNGNLKYDDTAAEDAIIKTRHGDIRSSGASGKFLSTESADGEIFFKRSTVENVDMSTAKGDIALQGSFHTTIAKAAQGDVEYILENDTSSAADLEAPNGDIRIQIPPTWNVDGTLGTKKEKIYFDLKNAKIWDDADRTFVFTQNAEEISMATLQAKVGNGIIKVSELETKNV; encoded by the coding sequence ATGGATAAAAAATTAAGAAGATCAAGAGTGGACCGGAAAGTCGGCGGGGTGTTTGGTGGACTAGCTGAGTTTCTAGGGATAGATGCCACACTTCTGCGACTAATTTATATTATCATCACCATTATTACGATGAAAACCGGTATTGCGATTATCGCTTATATAGTAGCCTTGTTTGTGATTCCTTCTTCCGATACAAGTAATGAAGAAGTACTTGAACGGCATCGTCGCCGCGTGGAGGAAAAAAGAAATCGTCACCTAGGACGTAATCAAGCTAGACAGGAAGTGCGAGAAGCGATGAGAAATAGCCATCATCACAGAAGACCAAGACAAGGAAATGCCGAACCAATTCATCACGGTGCAAGGAAGAAAGAAGCACGTCCTCGGCCAGTACGAGAATTCAATTTTGATAGTGCGACTTTTCGTTCCTTTACGATAAGAGTTGCAACTGGTGACGTTATTATCCGTTCTTGGGACAAAGAACAAATGAAAATCCGCGCAGTATTAGCAGTACATGAAAAAGCGCGCTCCATTCGTCAACTAAGTGAAGAAAAATTATGGGATTACTTCTTTAGCCAAACAATGCTTGATATTTCTCCAGACAGCTTCACTTTCGAATCTAAAAATGAACTTTTAAAAACCGATTTAGTTGTTACTATTCCAAAACGTTTATACGAGCAAGTGAAAATTCAGCTCTTGAATGGTAACTTGAAATATGATGATACTGCTGCTGAAGATGCTATTATTAAAACGCGTCATGGTGATATTCGCTCATCTGGAGCTAGTGGTAAATTCTTAAGTACAGAATCAGCGGATGGAGAAATTTTCTTCAAACGTAGCACAGTAGAAAATGTGGATATGTCTACTGCTAAAGGAGATATTGCACTTCAAGGTAGCTTCCATACAACGATCGCCAAAGCAGCACAAGGTGACGTTGAGTATATACTTGAAAACGATACTTCCTCGGCCGCAGATTTAGAAGCACCAAATGGCGATATTCGAATTCAAATTCCGCCAACATGGAATGTCGATGGAACACTCGGTACTAAAAAAGAAAAAATCTATTTTGACTTAAAAAATGCAAAAATTTGGGACGATGCAGATAGAACTTTTGTTTTCACTCAAAATGCAGAAGAAATAAGCATGGCGACACTTCAAGCAAAAGTAGGAAATGGAATTATCAAGGTTTCTGAACTTGAAACAAAAAACGTTTAA
- the rapZ gene encoding RNase adapter RapZ, producing MTSKQLKLVIITGMSGAGKTVAMQSLEDLGYFCVDNLPPSLLPKFWELMKESDKMDKIALVMDLRGREFFDSIEPALDELDNTNFITTKILFLEADDKVLVSRYKETRRHHPLEPNGSVLDGINAERELLSDLKGRSQLVINTSNMAPRELRERINNEFQTEDKDVFNVQLMSFGFKYGIPIDADLVFDVRFLPNPHYIDKMRPLTGLDEDVYEYVMKWPETQTFLDKLVDLLMFTLPFYKREGKTQLVIAIGCTGGQHRSVALTEFVGKAIQQKYETTISHRDMKRRKGR from the coding sequence ATGACTTCTAAACAATTAAAATTAGTAATCATTACTGGGATGTCTGGGGCAGGAAAAACAGTTGCAATGCAGTCTTTAGAAGATCTCGGTTATTTTTGTGTAGATAATTTACCACCAAGTTTACTTCCGAAATTCTGGGAGTTAATGAAAGAAAGCGACAAAATGGATAAAATCGCGCTCGTAATGGACCTTCGCGGACGAGAGTTTTTCGATTCGATTGAACCGGCGCTCGATGAGTTAGATAATACCAATTTTATAACAACGAAAATTCTCTTTTTAGAGGCAGATGATAAGGTGCTTGTATCGCGTTATAAAGAGACGCGCCGCCACCATCCACTAGAGCCAAACGGTTCTGTGCTTGACGGGATTAATGCAGAGCGTGAACTGCTTAGTGATTTAAAAGGCCGTTCGCAGTTAGTTATTAATACATCGAATATGGCGCCACGCGAGTTACGCGAGCGAATTAATAATGAATTCCAAACTGAAGATAAAGATGTATTTAATGTGCAATTGATGTCGTTCGGTTTCAAATATGGAATTCCGATTGATGCTGATTTAGTGTTTGATGTACGCTTCTTACCGAATCCACATTATATCGACAAAATGCGTCCTTTGACAGGGCTTGATGAAGATGTGTATGAATATGTGATGAAATGGCCAGAAACGCAGACCTTTTTAGATAAGTTAGTAGATTTATTAATGTTTACCCTTCCTTTTTACAAACGAGAAGGGAAGACACAATTAGTTATTGCTATTGGGTGTACAGGAGGACAGCATCGTTCTGTAGCCTTGACGGAGTTTGTCGGTAAGGCAATCCAACAAAAATATGAGACAACGATTTCACACCGAGATATGAAACGTAGAAAGGGTCGTTAA
- a CDS encoding aldose epimerase family protein, translating to MVFIEVIQEQFGEFEGKTVWQWTMVNDHGMRMSVLNYGAIVTSLETKDKFGNLANISLGFTNLDDYLAHSPYFGATLGPVAGRISNGQFKLDGKQFQLTQNEGTNHRHGGKLNFSKKIWNVTVEKELDQIVMTFDYCWADGENGYPGNINARMTYTLNNKNEWLIDYEAKSDKPTIYNPSNHIYFNLSGETGSTVLQHQLWINSDRFLPIDGESIPIGEKRSVENTIFDLRAGRELAEITQSQDQQIKLVGAGLDHAFILKHENGRPDAVLFDPQSGRRLEMETESDSVLVYTANSLDSTFEIDGRAGPKYAGITMETQGLVDAINQDGFGDIVLRPEKPFTSRTAFRFTAES from the coding sequence GTGGTTTTCATCGAAGTAATCCAGGAACAATTTGGTGAATTTGAAGGAAAAACGGTCTGGCAATGGACGATGGTAAATGACCATGGTATGCGCATGAGCGTATTAAATTACGGAGCGATTGTTACTTCCCTAGAAACGAAAGATAAATTTGGCAATTTGGCGAATATTAGTCTTGGTTTTACGAATCTAGATGATTATTTAGCACATTCGCCATACTTTGGTGCGACGCTTGGTCCAGTTGCTGGTCGTATTAGTAATGGGCAATTTAAGCTAGACGGGAAACAGTTCCAACTGACTCAAAATGAAGGGACTAACCACCGGCATGGAGGCAAACTTAATTTTAGTAAGAAGATTTGGAATGTAACTGTGGAAAAAGAGCTTGATCAAATTGTGATGACTTTTGACTATTGCTGGGCTGACGGAGAAAATGGCTATCCGGGGAATATCAATGCTAGAATGACTTATACTTTAAATAATAAAAATGAATGGCTAATTGATTATGAAGCAAAAAGCGACAAGCCGACTATTTATAATCCAAGCAATCATATTTATTTTAATTTGAGTGGAGAGACTGGTTCGACAGTGTTACAGCATCAGCTCTGGATTAATAGCGATAGATTCCTGCCTATAGATGGGGAGTCTATTCCAATAGGTGAAAAACGTTCAGTGGAAAATACTATTTTTGATTTGCGTGCAGGTCGTGAATTAGCGGAGATTACGCAAAGTCAGGACCAGCAAATAAAATTAGTTGGTGCGGGGCTAGATCATGCATTTATTTTAAAACACGAAAATGGTCGTCCGGATGCAGTTTTATTTGATCCACAGTCAGGACGGCGCTTGGAAATGGAAACGGAATCGGACTCTGTATTAGTATATACAGCGAATAGTTTGGATAGTACATTCGAGATAGACGGGCGGGCTGGGCCAAAATATGCTGGTATAACGATGGAGACGCAAGGTTTGGTGGATGCGATTAATCAAGATGGATTTGGAGATATTGTACTGCGACCAGAAAAACCTTTCACATCTAGGACGGCTTTTCGTTTCACTGCGGAGAGCTGA
- the trxB gene encoding thioredoxin-disulfide reductase has protein sequence MASEEKIYDVIIIGAGPAGMTAALYTSRADLDTLMIERGVPGGQMVNTAEVENYPGFDSILGPDLSDKMLSGAKQFGAEYAYGDIKEVVDGKEFKTVTAGSKTYKARAIIIATGAEHRKLGAAGEEELSGRGVSYCAVCDGAFFKNRELIVVGGGDSAVEEGTYLTRYADKVTIVHRRDKLRAQQILQDRAFKDEKVDFIWNSTVEEIVGDGKKVTGAKIVSTVDGSESIMPVDGVFIYVGLVPLTKAFLNLGITDDEGYIVTDEEMRTNLPGIFAAGDVRAKSLRQIVTATGDGGLAGQNAQKYVEELKESLEAEAAK, from the coding sequence ATGGCTAGTGAAGAAAAAATTTATGATGTGATTATTATTGGAGCGGGACCAGCTGGAATGACAGCTGCTTTATATACTTCCCGTGCAGATTTAGATACGTTAATGATTGAGCGCGGAGTACCCGGCGGACAAATGGTTAATACAGCAGAGGTAGAAAATTACCCTGGATTTGATAGCATTTTAGGACCAGATTTATCCGACAAGATGCTTAGTGGTGCGAAACAATTCGGTGCTGAGTATGCTTATGGCGATATTAAAGAAGTCGTTGATGGCAAAGAATTTAAAACTGTAACGGCTGGATCGAAAACCTATAAAGCTCGGGCGATTATTATTGCGACTGGTGCTGAACACCGCAAACTTGGTGCAGCTGGCGAAGAAGAGCTTAGTGGACGCGGCGTTTCTTATTGTGCTGTTTGTGATGGAGCGTTCTTCAAAAATCGCGAATTAATCGTGGTTGGCGGCGGAGACTCTGCAGTTGAAGAAGGAACTTATTTGACTCGTTATGCAGATAAAGTAACGATAGTACACCGTCGTGATAAATTGCGGGCACAACAAATTTTACAAGATCGTGCTTTCAAAGATGAAAAAGTTGATTTCATTTGGAATAGTACAGTAGAAGAAATTGTTGGCGATGGCAAAAAAGTAACTGGAGCAAAAATTGTTTCCACAGTGGATGGTTCAGAATCTATTATGCCAGTGGATGGTGTTTTCATTTATGTTGGTCTTGTGCCACTTACGAAAGCATTCTTAAATCTAGGTATTACAGATGATGAGGGCTATATCGTAACAGATGAGGAAATGCGTACAAACCTTCCTGGTATTTTTGCAGCTGGTGATGTTCGTGCGAAAAGCTTACGCCAAATTGTAACAGCAACAGGCGATGGCGGACTTGCTGGACAAAACGCTCAAAAATATGTAGAAGAATTAAAAGAGTCATTAGAAGCTGAAGCAGCTAAATAA
- the hprK gene encoding HPr(Ser) kinase/phosphatase, with protein sequence MTKSVTVKDLKERLNLELICSETGLERPISTSDLSRPGLELTGFFSYYPEDRVQLFGMTEISFSEGMEPEERLKRYKQMCTKRTPAFVISRNLEVPKELVAAAKEADIPVLRSRLKTTRLSVYITNYLESRLAPVISMHGVLVDIYGLGVLITGSSGVGKSETALELVKRGHRLVADDNVEIRQEDEMTLIGSSPAIIEHLLEIRGLGIINVMTLFGAGAVRSSKKITIVVHLENWDPDKHYDRVGLDQEKTKIFDMDIPKITVPVRPGRNLSVIIEVAAMNFRLKNMGYNAAEQFTQDLNNLIGHNSSMND encoded by the coding sequence ATGACAAAATCGGTTACGGTAAAGGATTTAAAGGAACGACTTAATTTAGAGCTAATTTGTTCGGAAACGGGACTTGAACGGCCAATTTCAACAAGTGACTTATCTCGGCCGGGGCTGGAACTTACAGGGTTTTTCTCTTATTATCCAGAAGACCGTGTGCAACTTTTTGGCATGACTGAAATATCGTTTTCTGAAGGAATGGAACCAGAAGAACGTCTCAAAAGATATAAACAAATGTGTACGAAGCGGACGCCTGCTTTTGTGATTTCTAGAAATTTAGAAGTGCCGAAAGAATTAGTTGCTGCGGCGAAAGAAGCCGATATTCCGGTATTACGTTCGCGACTTAAAACGACGCGTTTATCTGTTTATATTACGAATTACTTAGAAAGCAGACTTGCGCCAGTTATTTCGATGCATGGTGTTTTAGTAGATATATATGGTTTAGGTGTGTTGATTACAGGGAGCAGTGGTGTTGGTAAAAGTGAAACAGCACTGGAGCTTGTAAAACGTGGACATAGACTTGTAGCAGATGATAACGTAGAAATTCGTCAAGAGGATGAAATGACGTTAATTGGTTCTTCTCCAGCAATTATTGAACATTTACTCGAGATTCGCGGGCTGGGGATTATTAATGTAATGACTTTATTTGGAGCAGGCGCTGTTCGTTCTAGTAAAAAAATTACTATCGTTGTGCACCTTGAAAACTGGGATCCTGACAAGCATTATGACCGTGTCGGGTTAGACCAAGAAAAGACAAAAATCTTTGATATGGATATTCCAAAAATTACGGTTCCTGTTCGACCAGGACGAAATTTATCTGTTATCATTGAGGTAGCGGCGATGAATTTCCGCTTGAAGAACATGGGGTACAATGCAGCAGAGCAATTTACACAAGACTTGAATAATTTAATAGGTCATAACAGTAGCATGAATGATTAA
- a CDS encoding PspC domain-containing protein, with amino-acid sequence MKKLYKSSSQKMIAGVCGGIAEYFGIEVTIVRLIWAGAVLFLGTGILLYILAAIIMPKATPESEWE; translated from the coding sequence ATGAAAAAGTTATATAAATCTTCTTCACAAAAAATGATTGCTGGTGTCTGTGGTGGGATTGCAGAATACTTTGGAATTGAAGTAACAATCGTTCGTTTAATTTGGGCTGGAGCAGTTCTATTCTTAGGTACTGGGATTTTACTGTATATACTAGCTGCGATTATTATGCCAAAAGCAACACCTGAATCAGAATGGGAGTGA